Below is a genomic region from Plasmodium relictum strain SGS1 genome assembly, chromosome: 13.
GGTAGTAGTAAATATATCACTATTTATGTTCCCATAATATTTACTTAAACTACTACATAGAGATGTTTTACCACTATTCTCAATTCCTATAAAGGCTACATCATTTAATAATCTTAATTCTAATTCTAAAAGTACCTTCTCACTTTTTTCTGGTAACCTAAAGTCgtgttttttaaaataagaataagaAATACCCCCTTTTCCTCCCCTAGCTACTAgtaattcttcattttcatttaaaaattgatACCAAAAGACACtcttataaatttttctattattttcattttttttcatgcaagaaattctttttcttaCTATAGTGCCTACTGGAACATAAACAATTTTATCTTTTCCATCTTTTCCTCTgctattttctttaaaatctTCTCCATCATGTGCTTTAATCTTTTGCtcaattttaattaaatcatatatactttttttactttttaaaataatattaccTCCATGTCCTCCATATCCTTCtccttttaattttctaCTTCTCTGCTTTTTATAATTTGGTGACCCTCCCTTTCCTGATTTTGCTGTAATCCATAAAAAATCACAaaatcttttttcttttctcaacataatattatcattttcttctgttaatattttcattaatgcttcattttttttcttttcaacatcatcatttatattattactaaAGTAACTTTCTTTTCCTCTGTCACATTTTGTAACattgttaaaattattaccccttttttttgtatcatcatttacattattcatataatctttatatttctctatttcatttaaaataattaatttgttATTTTCTTGTATATCATAATTtgtgtaaataaaattattatttttttctataacgTCACTTATGTTAGTAGAtgagttattttttttttctatattatcaTTTGAATTATCATAATAGCTATGTTCTATATCATCGcctaatttattataaaggATATCTTCTTCGATATCATCACACTTATTTATTTGTCCTTCCCCTTTAAATTTTATCTTATCATTTAAGTGGTAATCTttgatattattttcatttgcaatacttttattttttttaattacaactaactttttttcatttttaatataaatacacTCATTGTTTTCATAAGCATCAtcctttataattatatttttgcttttttcttcaaaagtttttttttttttatcagaTAGAGAATTAAAACATACTTTAATTAATTCTACAGAgttacttttatattttagttTATAATGAAGATTTAACtttatattcttttcattttttaaaagaataaaaaattttctttttgaataataagaaaagttcaattttatttgagTATATATTgatagtttaaaaaaaaacataataaaaatatatataattaagtCTAAGTATTAAGAATTTAAagcatttctttttaaaaaaaatgcggtaaatttattaaaaagaacagaggaaataaaaattattattttcaaatagtaaattaatattgaattaaaaaagttatatcaagttacaaaaatatttattcagccagataaaaaaaaaaattctctctctctctatatatatatatatatttctttttcataaaaaaaaatttgcaaaatatttaaaaaaaaaaaaatgtgattATACATTTTCAGTTTTTATAAACACATgcattatattaaataaataaaaagaaatttatttaacaaaaattaaaattggAAGGTATTAAcgtattttaaataaatatattatatcaataatattaaaaaaaaaaaaataataataataataaaaataaataaatacacaaatatatgttaaaaaaCATTATTAGATAAATATCAAATATCgtgtaaaaaaatatttgtaaatTGTGGAAGCTCCATATCCTATTAATAATCCAACTCTGAGTAATGTTGATCCAAAACTACTAACAATTGCAACGTTGCTTAATGAATTATCTGATCTTAAAACATCAggtatatttataaaagacAAAATAATAAACCATCCATTTAGATATACATTTGTAAAAATTAGtaaacatttaaaaataaaattgcgaaatatataaatttttgcaAAAGGAATAATTAAACATAATAATGACAAAAAAGTTCTTgcaaatgaatataataatatttttttttgcgataaaagaaaaaaattaaaaattggaAAACTCTGAGCAATTGTGGGAAAAATTCTGCTTACGCAGTCAGCTATTTGCACTATTCCAATTAATATGTATCGTTCATCTACATTTTTTGTCCATAACTCTGGACAAGCAACAGGGAAAActataattttcaaaaatatattgtaaaatacacaaaataatgaattaaacgcttttttatataaatatattttaagtttTGCTTGTTTTAGAAAATTCTTCAAAAGcattttatatgaaaaaaatttatttaaaaaatttttttttgttggtACTGGgactatattattttcattatcatttatagatatattaaatgggatattttttaatataaatttttcttttatttgatTATCAGCGTTACATgaattttccttttcttcatttttttttttttctttgctaatatttccattttttattaaagcaCATTCCTGATCTttattatctatattttcTTGTGTCATATTAATGGTAACAAAATAAGAAGTATCTAAAGTTTTTTGTTCtgatttttcataataacaGCTTTCACTTTCTCTTCTCTTTCTttcttctatatatatactaaacttccttttaaaattttctgttctctttaaaaatgaatagcAAATGAAGGTGCATAATATAAACGTACAGTTAATTGACGATGTGATAAATAAGGATAAATGTAATTTTTGTATATCTTCATCAACTTTAATaatagaataataaaataaggaAGTAAGGAAAAAACAATATATTCCAGTTATTCCATATGACAGGCAAACGATTTTCGAACTATTTAAAACAATAGACGCTATTGAAAATATCatagtttttaaaaatgaacaaATTGCACCAATACAACTTATgagaaagtaaaaaaaaaaagttttatgataataatattttactaTATATGGATAAATTAGCTGAAGAATAAATGACAAAATAAAGCATATatcataaataattattttcacttCAAGAAATAAGGAACTGATTAATGACACAATAactaaaacaaaaaaatacaagAAAAATGTAAAGGATATCataatatctttatttaaaagtgCATGAATATGGGGAGTTGTATTTAATAcataataatacaaaagCACAGATGAAATCCCCATTAAGCATAAAGttatatttgaaaatataacATTATCATTAGTTTTACTATATTTCTGATACATATTTTTCTCTTCTTTaatttcatctttttcttctattaatTCTGTttctttacattttttacCAAACATGCTTTCTTCATTCTTTTTACTTAATTGTTGTTCTTCATTCTTTTTACTTAATTGTTGTTCTTCATTCTTTTTACTTAATTGTTGTTCTTCATTCTTTTTACTTAATCGttgttctttattatttttacttaattgTTGTTCTTTATTCTCTTTACTTAATTGTTGTTCTTCATTCTTTTTACTTAATTGGTGttctttattctttttacttAATTGTTGttctttattctttttacttAATTGTTGTTCTTCATTCTTTTTACTTAATtgattttcttcattttcgtTGCCTATGTTGCATTTCTTATGAACTTCTATATCATTTcctattatatttaaaatattcataattttatttaatatattttttaattttaaaattttcaatcatatatttatagaGTGATTTAAAtgtttgtttttatataactCCATATTTACAACTTTTTAAaggcttttttttttttttttttatgttcttttttatatttaaaaattaaattcataaagttatattctaaatttaataaagaaaactgtatattttttatttgctaaaacaaaaaattactcaaattatataaaatttttattcaacGGATACTAATTCTAAATTTCTtgtttataatgaaaatttttttttcatatatttctatattttttttatattattttacaatttgtaaaaagaaaaaatagtacacataaaattttcaacatatgaaaaaaaagctTATAAAGTGgattatttaaatcaaaacatattaatttcattattttacaAACATGCATCTGTTTACCCTTACATAAAAAGGAGGTAATAGAgaagtatatatttaataataaaactacctgcttttatttattattaaaaaattcaactaaaaaaaaaattttaaggtttaatttttaaatggaAGCAATTCACATAAACTTTtataaagtaataaaaaaaaagaaaagtaaaaaataacaaaaaatataaatttattttacgAAGGATACTTCAAactgtttttttaaaaattctgaaataaataagatgtattaataataacaatatgAAACAATTTTATAGattgaatatatttaaaaaattttaataagtaTAATTAAAGGTGGTATTAAAGTAACTTTAAAAGATTTTGTTTGCAAAGAGATTAAAAAGGATTTTAAATCTAGTACAAGAGCTTTTAGTTATACATTATATGCATTTTAAATCATTACCCAATAGGCTTATAAATAGATAGAAATTATTgtgaatgaaaaaaaatttaagaaactataacatttt
It encodes:
- a CDS encoding GTP-binding protein, putative, whose protein sequence is MFFFKLSIYTQIKLNFSYYSKRKFFILLKNEKNIKLNLHYKLKYKSNSVELIKVCFNSLSDKKKKTFEEKSKNIIIKDDAYENNECIYIKNEKKLVVIKKNKSIANENNIKDYHLNDKIKFKGEGQINKCDDIEEDILYNKLGDDIEHSYYDNSNDNIEKKNNSSTNISDVIEKNNNFIYTNYDIQENNKLIILNEIEKYKDYMNNVNDDTKKRGNNFNNVTKCDRGKESYFSNNINDDVEKKKNEALMKILTEENDNIMLRKEKRFCDFLWITAKSGKGGSPNYKKQRSRKLKGEGYGGHGGNIILKSKKSIYDLIKIEQKIKAHDGEDFKENSRGKDGKDKIVYVPVGTIVRKRISCMKKNENNRKIYKSVFWYQFLNENEELLVARGGKGGISYSYFKKHDFRLPEKSEKVLLELELRLLNDVAFIGIENSGKTSLCSSLSKYYGNINSDIFTTTIPHVSNINYIDGVQITLLDTPFLFYNAHKDKNKGKRILRHLYRSKLIVYVIDVSNDKLKNVDDLQIKDYYSESLRKENYANNKEINYENNKDIKNQLDNKIKSQIIYREEKDDNNLKDYYNDTIKQIKMLRNELFLFNPEYLKKKELVVATKCDMLHKNSLFNLDSLYYRLKNIFPEIEVVGTSAKFGLGIKSLSKKIRELIYPQYVLQNNKLYSKNIEDYIIPTYQDFKEGKIKLKSYELPENIKHIYDHNYMENFEYFLKKKKKNVDIHENEIKSTESSIKFLIDDKT
- the NT2 gene encoding nucleoside transporter 2, putative produces the protein MNILNIIGNDIEVHKKCNIGNENEENQLSKKNEEQQLSKKNKEQQLSKKNKEHQLSKKNEEQQLSKENKEQQLSKNNKEQRLSKKNEEQQLSKKNEEQQLSKKNEEQQLSKKNEESMFGKKCKETELIEEKDEIKEEKNMYQKYSKTNDNVIFSNITLCLMGISSVLLYYYVLNTTPHIHALLNKDIMISFTFFLYFFVLVIVSLISSLFLEVKIIIYDICFILSFILQLIYPYIVKYYYHKTFFFYFLISCIGAICSFLKTMIFSIASIVLNSSKIVCLSYGITGIYCFFLTSLFYYSIIKVDEDIQKLHLSLFITSSINCTFILCTFICYSFLKRTENFKRKFSIYIEERKRRESESCYYEKSEQKTLDTSYFVTINMTQENIDNKDQECALIKNGNISKEKKKNEEKENSCNADNQIKEKFILKNIPFNISINDNENNIVPVPTKKNFLNKFFSYKMLLKNFLKQAKLKIYLYKKAFNSLFCVFYNIFLKIIVFPVACPELWTKNVDERYILIGIVQIADCVSRIFPTIAQSFPIFNFFLLSQKKILLYSFARTFLSLLCLIIPFAKIYIFRNFIFKCLLIFTNVYLNGWFIILSFINIPDVLRSDNSLSNVAIVSSFGSTLLRVGLLIGYGASTIYKYFFTRYLIFI